Within the Beduinella massiliensis genome, the region GGCGGCGATGGGGGTGAGCACGCAATAGTCTTCAAATTCCGCATAGTTAAAGACAGCGTAATCGAACGTATCAAAGTCTGAATAGCGGCCTACGTAAGCAGTGCGGCCAGACGTATCGGGTGTCAGTCCGGGAAAATAAGCGATTGTCAGGAGAGATTCGTCCTGCGGTCTTTCGTTCAGAGCGTAAATTCCGTAGGCACGGGCTGTTTGGTGAGGAGCGCTGCTTGGATGAATTTCCTGAGAAAGGACCACATCGTCCGGTGCAAGCTTTTTAGCATACTGAATCGATTCCACAAGCCCCGGGTGATACTGATCTCCTGTCGAGGCCATATAGTCCTCACCGAAATATCCGGTGATCAGGGGAAAAGCCGTAAGGACGAGCAGCGCGATTGCCGCGATCCCGCTAAGGCGAACCCGCCTGACGGTTTCAAAGAGGCCGATACAGGAGACGATTGTTACCGCTGCGTGCGCGAAGAGGAATTCCTGGCTGTCCATGGAGGGGAAGAGGAGTTGTAGAACGAAGGACATGCCCAATAGCGCGAGAGGCATACCAGCACCGTGTTTTTTGCTTTGCAGCGCAGAAACCAAAACACAAGAACCCACCAATAAAAAGGGAATCAGAAAGGCATAGGCGGAGGCTTGATTCCAAGGCGTCCATACGCCGGAAGGCGTAAATTCGTCTGTGTGGATGTTTAGGGTAAGCCATCCGATCCACGAGATGAAGTTCTGCCGGAGGGCGGAACCTACAGCTTCAACGCCGCCTGAACCGAGAGCGCTGTGCACAAAGCTAGAGGGGAGGTCGAAGTGTTCAATGCGCATGAACAGGAACTGAAAGGGATTCAGGCCGAACAGATTTACGGCCGCAACGCAGAACGACGGAAGGGATAAAAGCAGAAACATGCCAGCTGCGCCCAATATGTGCACGGGATTGCTCCGCTGCTTGACAAGCGAATAAACTGTGTATCCGATCATGAAGACGGGAACTGCGATCCACGAGACATCCACCGTATACATAGAGGCAGCCAGCGCGGCCGCTCCACCGTACAGAAAAAACAGGCTTTTTTTCGTGCGAGCTTGAGAGGCCGCGAGCCAATAGACGCCCAGCAACAGGAAAAAGAGAAAGGCGTGAGCCGCTGTGCCGAACCGCGCGCTCATAAAAGCCCAGGGGGCGAGCGCGCCCATGAATAGCGCGAGCAATGCGCCGCCTTTGCCGCACACCCGATAAACCCACGCCGCCATCAAGACGAGGCAGCCCATCGCCATCAACAGCGCAGGCAGGCGCACCGCGAGCGCAGACATGCCGAAGACAGATACAAATGGCGCGGTAAGAAGCGGTGTCAGAATGCCCATGGAGCCGAGCGATCCAGCGCCTTTGAGGTATGGCGGCAGAAGACTGCCGTTCAGGTCACGTCCGGTAGCAGTAAGCCATCGGGCAGAGGCTGCGATAAATGCTTCGTCGGCGGATAGCGGCGTGGGATAGGTAGTGAGCCGATATGTGCGCAGTGCAAACGCAAGCAGCAGAAGGAGCGCGCCGAGGAACAGAAACCGCCGCTCTATAAGGCGGACGGCGGCGTCACGTAGGCGCGAAAGTCCCCGGCATTTTTGAAGGGCGCCTGTCACCGGCGGGGATGCAGCTGCCAAGCACAGGGCTAAGGCAGCGAGCATGGTCGCAAAATCCAATGTCATGGCAGATCCTCTCCTTGTTTTGTCATGTATTGCGTCGGATAGGCAAGCGCGCCGTCATAAAAGCGGAGCAGTGTAAATCCTTCCTCGTCGAATGTATCAAGGTCTGAAGCGCGCAGAACGTACGCGGCGTTTTCTTCGGGATCATACTCAAAGGGGCCGTCTGATTCGTACCAGAACTCGTAGGTATCTGCATACATCTTGCCGGAAGGCAGGGGTTCTTCTCCTCTCCACTGCGGTGCTTTGATTGCGTGAAAGTAAAGTACGCGAAGTTCGGCGGCCGTCACTTCATCTTCATCTTCACCAACGCGAACATACATATGTTCAAAAGGCAAATCCTTTGCATAGATGATCGAGCGCGTTTCTCCATAGCGTGTGGTCGAAGTGTTTCCGTACATCTGCGTTTCGCTGCTGAACAACATTGCGCCGCAGCCCACTGCGGCGACGCCATAGAGCAACACGAGAGGGAGCGTAAAGGCTTTTACCCTATGGCACATAAAGTACAGCGCATAACAGATTAGGAGAATAAGCGGAAAGTAACTGCCGTTGATGCGCCATACGTGTCCTCCAATCGTGCATAAACCGGCAAAAAACACGCTCATCATGAGGATGAGCAGGATGTAGCCGTTCGTGACCGACAGGCCGTCGGATGTCCATTCGCATCCGTTCAGCATGCCCGTACGACGCTTGCGCCATAGAAGTATGCCGCCGAGCAGCATCATGGGACCGGAAAAAGTGAAGAGCGTGTGGTATCCCTTGATGCTGAAATTTTCCGAATAACCCTGCTGAAAGAGCGTATTGCCCAGATATTGCGTAAAGTCACCATAGATGCGCGCAAAGAAAGGCTCATCAGCAAAAAAAACGATATCGGCTTTGCGCACGGATTCACTGAAATACTGCATCGTAATGGGGCCTAATTGCATCGTATCCAAGCCGAAAGCATTGATTACCATCGTCATAAGGATAGGTCCTGCGACGACTAAATAGACGGCCACACAGCCAACGAGTTCGAGTGGGCGTACCTTGCCGCGCAGAAGCAAATAGGCCGCAAGAAGGACGAGCAGCGGGGGAACGGTGTACATGGCGAT harbors:
- a CDS encoding ArnT family glycosyltransferase, which translates into the protein MPGTSSTIFCIILTLLFLVAISDRLTVKINAFRPVKALNAILTRLTRRYYVVLFVLAVLIALFLRLYQWPNIPAGAQCDEVMSGADAYALSLYGTDRFGTSYPAMLWGWGYGQQSAFLAYFSSLFLHFMEPSLVALRLPALVLALASLFVLWDFARRIAGRNYALIALYFCAVCPWHIMLSRWSIDANFFSILLLFSCDALAAGVEKKPMLYVSMALFGLTMYTYGIAMYTVPPLLVLLAAYLLLRGKVRPLELVGCVAVYLVVAGPILMTMVINAFGLDTMQLGPITMQYFSESVRKADIVFFADEPFFARIYGDFTQYLGNTLFQQGYSENFSIKGYHTLFTFSGPMMLLGGILLWRKRRTGMLNGCEWTSDGLSVTNGYILLILMMSVFFAGLCTIGGHVWRINGSYFPLILLICYALYFMCHRVKAFTLPLVLLYGVAAVGCGAMLFSSETQMYGNTSTTRYGETRSIIYAKDLPFEHMYVRVGEDEDEVTAAELRVLYFHAIKAPQWRGEEPLPSGKMYADTYEFWYESDGPFEYDPEENAAYVLRASDLDTFDEEGFTLLRFYDGALAYPTQYMTKQGEDLP